A window from Micromonospora profundi encodes these proteins:
- a CDS encoding aldo/keto reductase — MRYTRLGSTGLSVSRLCLGGMSFGEPHRGADSWTLPEQESREVIRRALDAGITFFDTANVYSDGSSEEILGRALGEYARRDDVVIATKVFGPMGPGPNQRGLSRKAILAELDNSLRRLRTDYVDLYQIHRWDPETPIEETLETLHDVVRAGKVRYLGASSMHAWQFATALQVAERHGWTRFVSMQNYHNLIYREEEREMLPLCRDRGIGTLPWSPLARGKLARDWTASTPRTADDAFGHSLYARTEKSDRAVAAQLAEVAERRGAPRAQVALAWLLRQPVVSAPILGVTNVGQLDEALGALDVVLSSDEVAQLERCYEPHAVVALD; from the coding sequence ATGCGGTACACGCGGCTCGGCTCCACTGGGCTTTCCGTCTCCCGGCTCTGCCTGGGCGGGATGAGCTTCGGCGAGCCGCACCGGGGAGCCGACTCGTGGACACTGCCCGAGCAGGAGAGCCGAGAGGTGATCCGCCGGGCACTGGACGCGGGCATCACCTTCTTCGACACGGCGAACGTCTATTCCGATGGCTCCAGCGAGGAGATCCTCGGCCGCGCCCTTGGCGAGTACGCGCGTCGCGACGACGTCGTCATCGCCACCAAGGTCTTCGGCCCGATGGGGCCGGGGCCCAACCAGCGCGGATTGTCCCGCAAGGCGATCCTCGCCGAGTTGGACAACAGCCTGCGCCGGCTCCGGACGGACTATGTGGACCTGTATCAGATCCACCGCTGGGATCCGGAGACCCCGATCGAGGAGACGCTGGAGACCCTGCACGACGTCGTCCGCGCCGGCAAGGTCCGCTATCTGGGCGCTTCCTCGATGCACGCCTGGCAGTTCGCCACGGCGTTGCAGGTCGCCGAGCGGCACGGCTGGACCAGGTTCGTGAGCATGCAGAACTACCACAACCTGATCTACCGCGAGGAGGAGCGGGAGATGCTTCCGCTCTGCCGGGACCGAGGGATCGGCACCCTTCCGTGGAGTCCGCTGGCCCGGGGCAAGCTGGCCCGCGACTGGACGGCGAGCACCCCCCGCACCGCCGACGACGCCTTCGGGCACAGCCTGTACGCCCGGACCGAGAAGTCGGACAGGGCGGTTGCGGCACAGCTCGCCGAGGTCGCCGAAAGGCGAGGGGCGCCCCGGGCGCAGGTGGCGCTCGCGTGGTTGCTGCGTCAGCCCGTGGTGAGCGCACCGATCCTCGGCGTGACGAACGTGGGGCAGCTCGACGAGGCGCTGGGCGCGCTCGATGTCGTGCTCTCGTCGGACGAGGTCGCCCAGCTTGAGCGGTGCTACGAGCCGCACGCCGTGGTGGCCCTGGACTGA
- a CDS encoding LacI family DNA-binding transcriptional regulator — protein MRDVAKAVGVSQATVSNAFNRPDQLSRELRDRILDAAQALGYPGPDPLSNTFRSGRTGAVGLIIHEPLQYLFEDPAARLTTAGVARICGEHGSSLVLVPRAEPGLPDIVPNALVDGFVAFCDPLEPERRELLRARRLPVVGLDAPVAPGEPYVGIDDRAAARSAAAHLVDLGHRRVGVISFALARRSETTLVPAGLDAPTGYVANRARLDGYRDTLAPVLADGGRVVVVAARGVEEADGAAAAAPLLDLAEPPTAILAMSDRLALGVVAEATRRGIGVPDRLSVVGFDDVPEAAAATPALTTVRQPHARKGAEAVRMLLRPALTRTTLILPTEVVVRASTAPPRG, from the coding sequence ATGCGAGACGTCGCGAAGGCGGTAGGCGTCAGTCAGGCCACTGTGAGCAATGCGTTCAACAGGCCCGACCAGCTCAGTCGCGAGCTGCGCGACCGGATCCTCGACGCCGCACAGGCCCTCGGCTACCCGGGTCCTGACCCGCTGTCGAACACGTTTCGCAGTGGGCGGACCGGTGCCGTCGGGCTGATCATCCACGAGCCCCTGCAGTACCTCTTCGAGGACCCGGCGGCGCGACTGACCACGGCCGGAGTGGCCCGCATCTGCGGCGAGCACGGCTCCTCGCTGGTGCTGGTTCCCCGCGCCGAGCCGGGCCTTCCGGACATCGTTCCCAATGCTCTGGTGGACGGCTTCGTCGCCTTCTGCGACCCGCTGGAGCCCGAGCGGCGCGAGCTGCTGCGCGCCCGCCGCCTGCCGGTCGTCGGGCTCGACGCCCCGGTGGCGCCGGGGGAGCCGTACGTCGGCATCGACGACCGGGCCGCCGCCCGCTCCGCGGCAGCTCACCTGGTCGACCTGGGCCACCGCCGCGTCGGCGTGATCAGCTTCGCCCTGGCCCGGCGCTCGGAGACGACTCTGGTGCCCGCCGGTCTCGACGCCCCCACCGGGTACGTCGCCAACCGCGCCCGCCTCGACGGCTACCGGGACACCCTCGCGCCCGTACTCGCCGATGGTGGCCGTGTCGTCGTCGTGGCGGCCCGCGGGGTCGAGGAGGCCGACGGTGCCGCCGCGGCAGCACCTCTGCTGGATCTCGCCGAGCCGCCCACGGCGATCCTGGCGATGAGCGACAGGTTGGCGCTCGGCGTCGTCGCCGAGGCGACCCGCCGTGGCATCGGGGTCCCCGATCGGCTCTCCGTCGTCGGGTTCGACGACGTACCGGAAGCGGCGGCCGCCACGCCGGCCCTGACGACAGTGCGGCAGCCGCACGCCCGCAAGGGCGCCGAGGCCGTCCGCATGCTGCTGCGGCCGGCCCTCACCCGTACGACGCTGATCCTGCCCACCGAGGTCGTCGTGCGCGCGTCGACGGCGCCGCCCCGCGGGTGA
- a CDS encoding transketolase family protein: MKATRDWFGDALVDVAADHENVLVVNCDLASATKTTRFKQTFPERFFEIGIAEANAIGVAAGLAQEGYRPFIASFGHFLTGKFLEIFQSVGLNNAGVVLVGTHAGLAIGKDGPTQMGLRDLALMRSLPNVEVLQPADGVETRAMLAYAVTHDRPIYLRLCRQPQREVHDQDYQFRPGHPDVVSHGTEVAVVTMGAMVPVVLDAVELLAPTGLRPTVVNASSLPLDVPATGDLLRQYRHVLVFEDHFIRGGLIDEIGRIVLGLDRHIRFHAWGVDDYGQAGSPEELYERYELDAPGVASRIRAVTGANTPEIGGSKQ; encoded by the coding sequence GTGAAGGCGACACGCGACTGGTTCGGGGACGCCCTGGTGGACGTCGCCGCCGACCACGAGAACGTCCTGGTCGTCAACTGCGACCTCGCCTCGGCGACCAAGACGACCAGGTTCAAGCAGACCTTTCCCGAACGGTTCTTCGAGATCGGCATCGCCGAGGCCAACGCCATCGGCGTCGCTGCCGGGCTGGCGCAGGAGGGGTACCGGCCGTTCATCGCCAGCTTCGGCCACTTCCTGACCGGCAAGTTCCTGGAGATCTTCCAGTCGGTGGGGCTCAACAACGCGGGCGTCGTGCTCGTCGGCACGCACGCCGGGCTCGCCATCGGCAAGGACGGCCCCACCCAGATGGGCCTGCGCGACCTGGCCCTGATGCGCAGCCTGCCCAACGTGGAGGTGCTCCAGCCCGCCGACGGGGTGGAGACCCGCGCCATGCTGGCGTACGCCGTGACCCACGATCGTCCCATCTACCTGCGGTTGTGCCGGCAACCGCAGCGCGAGGTGCACGACCAGGACTACCAGTTCCGTCCCGGGCATCCCGACGTCGTCAGCCACGGCACCGAGGTCGCCGTCGTGACCATGGGCGCGATGGTGCCCGTGGTGCTCGACGCTGTCGAACTGCTCGCCCCGACCGGGCTGCGACCCACAGTCGTGAACGCCTCGTCCCTGCCCCTGGACGTGCCGGCCACCGGCGACCTGCTCCGGCAGTACCGGCACGTCCTGGTCTTCGAGGACCACTTCATCCGTGGTGGCCTGATCGACGAGATCGGCCGCATCGTGCTGGGTCTCGACAGGCACATCAGGTTCCACGCCTGGGGAGTCGACGACTACGGGCAGGCCGGATCCCCTGAGGAACTCTACGAACGCTACGAACTGGACGCGCCGGGTGTGGCCAGCCGGATCCGGGCCGTGACCGGCGCCAACACCCCCGAGATCGGAGGCAGCAAGCAATGA
- a CDS encoding MBL fold metallo-hydrolase, with the protein MKLGPHLHRIGNDIVAAYLIDTEEGVTVVDAGLAGHWSDLVAELSAMGRSLADVKGLILTHGDTDHIGFAERLRRDHGVPVYVHEADAARARGEVKSKAPFGTFKVGATAGFIWYAGRKGGLRTTYLTEVIAVQDGQVLDLPGAPRIIGMPGHSPGSVAVHVPVADAVFVGDALTTRHVLTGQPGPQPAPFTDDPARALASLARIEDLRATWILPGHGTPWNQGAAEAVRRIKAAAQTR; encoded by the coding sequence ATGAAGCTCGGACCACACCTGCACCGCATCGGCAACGACATCGTCGCCGCCTACCTGATCGACACCGAGGAGGGCGTGACAGTCGTGGACGCCGGCCTCGCCGGCCACTGGTCCGACCTCGTCGCGGAGCTGTCCGCCATGGGCCGCTCGCTCGCCGACGTCAAGGGTCTGATCCTCACCCACGGCGACACCGACCACATCGGTTTCGCCGAACGGCTCCGGCGCGACCACGGAGTACCGGTCTACGTGCACGAAGCGGACGCCGCCCGGGCCCGCGGCGAGGTCAAGTCCAAGGCGCCCTTCGGGACGTTCAAGGTCGGGGCGACGGCAGGTTTCATCTGGTACGCGGGCCGCAAGGGCGGGCTGCGCACGACCTACCTCACCGAGGTGATCGCCGTGCAGGACGGTCAGGTGCTCGACCTGCCCGGCGCTCCCCGCATCATCGGCATGCCCGGCCACTCGCCGGGCAGCGTCGCCGTGCACGTGCCGGTCGCCGACGCCGTGTTCGTCGGCGACGCACTCACCACCCGACACGTGCTGACCGGCCAGCCGGGTCCGCAGCCGGCGCCGTTCACCGACGACCCGGCGCGGGCGCTCGCCTCGCTCGCCCGCATCGAGGACCTGCGGGCCACCTGGATCCTCCCCGGCCACGGCACCCCGTGGAACCAGGGCGCCGCCGAGGCCGTACGCCGGATCAAGGCCGCCGCCCAGACCCGGTGA
- a CDS encoding TetR/AcrR family transcriptional regulator: protein MPTPDRTSLADIVTAARQILEAEGLPRLTMQAVAERVGVRAPSLYKRVRNRDDLIRLVAEAIVRDFGERLSAVAGSGDPGRDLAELARAFRAFAHAQPAGYHLMFSNGPAETRPSLESLTLASAPALRVAADLAGPEHALAGARMLTAWANGFVSMELAGAFNLGGDLDEAFEFGIDRLTAALANLPRTT, encoded by the coding sequence ATGCCCACCCCCGACCGGACGTCCCTCGCCGACATCGTCACGGCCGCCCGCCAGATCCTGGAGGCCGAAGGGCTCCCACGCCTGACCATGCAGGCGGTCGCCGAGCGGGTCGGCGTACGCGCCCCCTCGCTGTACAAGCGGGTCCGCAACCGCGACGACCTGATCCGGCTCGTCGCCGAGGCCATCGTCCGCGACTTCGGTGAGCGGCTCAGCGCCGTCGCCGGCAGCGGCGACCCGGGCCGGGACCTCGCCGAACTGGCCCGCGCTTTCCGCGCGTTCGCCCACGCCCAACCGGCCGGCTACCACCTGATGTTCAGCAACGGCCCCGCCGAGACCCGCCCCAGCCTCGAAAGCCTGACCCTGGCCAGCGCACCAGCGCTCCGCGTCGCCGCCGACCTCGCCGGACCCGAGCACGCGCTGGCGGGCGCCCGCATGCTCACCGCCTGGGCCAACGGCTTCGTCAGCATGGAACTCGCCGGCGCCTTCAACCTCGGCGGCGATCTCGACGAGGCGTTCGAGTTCGGCATCGACCGCCTGACCGCAGCCCTGGCTAACCTGCCCCGAACGACCTGA
- a CDS encoding transketolase yields the protein MTASITYLDALPPDRHPNLVDDGFELPYRLSRIAQLSNDVRAHLLKMIHLAGSGHVGSSLSCVDLVSVLKFDQMDASGKDVFVLSKGHAAPTWYAALMVAGELDPAEIGTLRRIDSRLQGHPDRTRLDLVAVSTGALGQGLSVALGRAQARRLRGADSFVYCLVGDGELQEGQMWEALMYAGARGLANVVLIVDYNRSQNDGTLEEIMPLHPLPEKLRSFHWHVQEVNGHSHLAIRDAVANARENWMQPSVIIAHTRKGYLGPGQILLNGSHSGALTPEVYEDAISYLGQVSV from the coding sequence TTGACCGCAAGCATCACGTACCTCGACGCGTTACCACCGGATCGTCACCCCAATCTGGTGGACGACGGATTCGAGTTGCCGTACCGGCTCTCCCGGATCGCCCAGTTGTCAAACGATGTGCGCGCACATCTGCTCAAGATGATCCATCTCGCCGGATCCGGCCACGTCGGTTCGTCGCTCTCCTGCGTCGACCTGGTCAGTGTGCTCAAGTTCGACCAGATGGACGCCTCCGGAAAGGACGTCTTCGTCCTGTCCAAGGGGCACGCCGCACCGACCTGGTACGCCGCCCTGATGGTCGCGGGCGAGCTCGACCCGGCGGAAATCGGCACCCTGCGCCGGATCGACAGCCGGCTCCAGGGGCACCCCGACCGCACCCGGCTCGACCTCGTGGCGGTGAGCACCGGGGCTCTCGGCCAGGGGCTGTCGGTCGCCCTGGGACGCGCCCAGGCGCGACGCCTGCGGGGGGCGGACTCCTTCGTCTACTGCCTCGTCGGCGACGGCGAGCTTCAGGAAGGGCAGATGTGGGAGGCCCTCATGTACGCCGGGGCCCGGGGCCTGGCCAACGTGGTGCTGATCGTCGACTACAACCGCAGTCAGAACGACGGAACGCTCGAAGAGATCATGCCTCTGCATCCGCTACCGGAGAAGCTGCGGTCGTTCCACTGGCACGTCCAGGAGGTCAACGGCCACTCCCACCTGGCGATCCGGGACGCCGTCGCCAACGCGCGGGAGAACTGGATGCAGCCCTCCGTGATCATCGCGCACACCCGTAAGGGCTATCTGGGCCCGGGGCAGATCCTGCTGAACGGCTCACACAGCGGCGCCCTGACACCTGAGGTGTACGAGGACGCCATCAGCTACCTGGGGCAGGTGAGCGTGTGA
- a CDS encoding DEAD/DEAH box helicase, which translates to MTLTAALPTSADPDTLFDAFAGWAKDRGLDLYPHQEEAVIEIVSGANLIMNTPTGSGKSLVAVAAHFAALADSRTTFYTAPIKALVSEKFFALCEVFGAENVGMLTGDASVNADAPIICCTAEILANLALREGDRADVGQVIMDEFHFYAEPDRGWAWQVPIIELPQAQFILMSATLGDTTRFVDDLTRRTGRPTAVVRSAERPVPLIFSYAMTPLHETLEELLETKQAPVYVVHFTQAAALERAQALMSVNVCTRAEKDMIASAIGGFRFTSGFGKTLSRLVRHGIGVHHAGMLPKYRRLVETLAQAGLLKVICGTDTLGVGINVPIRTVLFTGLSKYDGVRTRLLKNREFHQIAGRAGRAGYDTIGRVVVQAPEHVIDNEKALAKAGDDPKKRRKVVRKKPPEGSIGWGQPTFDRLVEAEPEPLTSSFQVSHSMLLNVIGRPGDAFTAMRHLLTDNHEEPAAKRRHIRRAIAIYRALRAGGVVEELPEPDETGRRIRLTVDLQLDFALNQPLSPLALATIELLDAESPSYALDVLSVIESILDDPRQILSAQQFKARGEAVAAMKAEGIEYEARLELLDEVTYPKPLAELLGAAYEMYRQGHPWVADHELSPKAVVRDMYERAMTFTEYVQFYGLTRSEGLVLRYLADAYKTLRQTVPEDAKTEELIDLIEWLGELVRQVDSSLIDEWERLRNPSDVAEVAQAHAALTDRPPAVTRNARAFRVLVRNALFRRVELAALRRWDLLAELDAGDGWDYDAWADALGPYFEAYDSIGIGPDARGPALLMIEQGRERWKIRQIFDDPDGDHDWGISAEVDLVASDEVGAAVIRVTDVGQL; encoded by the coding sequence ATGACGCTCACCGCCGCGCTGCCGACAAGCGCCGACCCCGACACCCTCTTCGACGCGTTCGCCGGCTGGGCGAAGGATCGCGGCCTCGACCTCTATCCCCATCAGGAGGAGGCGGTCATCGAGATCGTCTCCGGCGCCAACCTGATCATGAACACGCCCACCGGCTCCGGTAAGAGCCTGGTGGCGGTCGCCGCGCACTTCGCCGCCCTCGCCGACAGCCGGACGACCTTCTACACCGCGCCCATCAAGGCCCTGGTGTCGGAGAAGTTCTTCGCGCTGTGCGAGGTCTTCGGCGCCGAGAACGTCGGCATGCTCACCGGCGACGCGAGTGTCAACGCCGACGCCCCGATCATCTGCTGCACCGCGGAGATCCTTGCCAATCTGGCGCTGCGCGAGGGCGACCGGGCCGACGTCGGCCAGGTGATCATGGACGAGTTCCACTTCTACGCCGAGCCCGACCGGGGCTGGGCGTGGCAGGTGCCGATCATCGAGCTGCCGCAGGCGCAGTTCATCCTGATGTCGGCCACCCTGGGGGACACCACCCGGTTCGTCGACGACCTGACCCGGCGTACCGGGCGGCCGACCGCCGTCGTCCGCTCGGCCGAGCGGCCGGTCCCGCTGATCTTCTCGTACGCGATGACGCCGCTGCACGAGACGCTCGAAGAGCTGCTGGAGACCAAGCAGGCCCCGGTGTACGTCGTGCACTTCACCCAGGCCGCCGCGCTGGAGCGCGCGCAGGCGCTGATGAGCGTCAACGTCTGCACCCGCGCCGAGAAGGACATGATCGCGAGCGCGATCGGTGGCTTCCGGTTCACCTCGGGCTTCGGCAAGACGCTGTCCCGGCTGGTCCGGCACGGCATCGGCGTGCACCACGCCGGCATGCTGCCCAAGTACCGCCGGCTCGTGGAGACCCTCGCCCAGGCCGGCCTACTCAAGGTCATCTGCGGCACCGACACGCTCGGCGTCGGCATCAACGTGCCGATCCGCACGGTGCTGTTCACCGGCCTGTCCAAGTACGACGGGGTACGCACCCGGCTGCTCAAGAACCGGGAGTTCCACCAGATCGCCGGGCGGGCCGGGCGGGCCGGCTACGACACCATCGGCCGGGTCGTGGTGCAGGCACCCGAGCACGTCATCGACAACGAGAAGGCCCTCGCGAAGGCCGGCGACGACCCGAAGAAGCGCCGCAAGGTGGTCCGCAAGAAGCCGCCGGAGGGCTCGATCGGCTGGGGCCAGCCCACCTTCGACAGGCTGGTCGAGGCCGAGCCGGAGCCGCTGACGTCCAGCTTCCAGGTCAGCCACTCGATGCTGCTCAACGTCATCGGCCGCCCCGGGGACGCGTTCACCGCCATGCGGCACCTGCTCACCGACAACCACGAGGAGCCCGCCGCCAAGCGCCGGCACATCCGCCGGGCCATCGCCATCTACCGGGCCCTGCGCGCCGGTGGAGTTGTCGAGGAGCTGCCCGAGCCGGACGAGACGGGCCGGCGGATCCGACTCACCGTCGACCTCCAGCTCGACTTCGCCCTCAACCAGCCGCTCTCCCCCCTCGCCCTGGCCACCATCGAGTTGCTCGACGCCGAGTCCCCGTCGTACGCCCTGGACGTGCTCAGCGTCATCGAGTCGATCCTCGACGACCCCCGGCAGATCCTCTCCGCGCAGCAGTTCAAGGCGCGCGGCGAGGCGGTGGCCGCCATGAAGGCCGAGGGCATCGAGTACGAGGCCCGCCTCGAACTGCTCGACGAGGTGACCTACCCCAAGCCGCTCGCCGAACTGCTGGGAGCCGCGTACGAGATGTACCGGCAGGGGCACCCCTGGGTCGCCGACCACGAACTCTCCCCCAAGGCCGTCGTCCGCGACATGTACGAGCGGGCAATGACCTTCACCGAGTACGTCCAGTTCTACGGGCTGACCCGCTCGGAAGGGCTGGTCCTGCGCTACCTGGCCGACGCGTACAAGACGCTGCGCCAGACCGTCCCCGAGGATGCCAAGACCGAGGAACTGATCGACCTCATCGAGTGGCTCGGCGAACTGGTGCGCCAGGTCGACTCCAGCCTCATCGACGAGTGGGAACGGCTGCGCAACCCGTCGGACGTGGCCGAGGTGGCCCAGGCGCACGCCGCCCTCACCGACCGGCCACCGGCGGTCACCCGCAACGCGCGGGCGTTCCGGGTGCTGGTGCGCAACGCGCTGTTCCGCCGCGTCGAGCTGGCCGCGCTGCGCCGCTGGGACCTGCTCGCCGAACTGGACGCCGGCGACGGCTGGGACTACGACGCGTGGGCCGACGCGCTGGGGCCGTACTTCGAGGCGTACGACTCGATCGGCATCGGTCCGGACGCCCGGGGGCCGGCGCTGCTGATGATCGAGCAGGGCCGGGAGCGCTGGAAGATCCGGCAGATCTTCGACGACCCCGACGGCGACCACGACTGGGGCATCAGCGCGGAGGTCGACCTGGTCGCGTCCGACGAGGTCGGTGCCGCGGTCATCCGGGTCACCGACGTCGGCCAGCTCTGA
- a CDS encoding SIS domain-containing protein — MSIDDDIRLYLAEKRAIIDQFPVDAVAAAAEMLFRTYDEGGTVYAMGNGGNAGTLDHAYCDFKHHPFVSEDKSRPVSSAVRRLTFVNLCGSSAELSGLVNDLGPDNMFAASLEPFATERDLVMAYSGSGNSPNVVRALEAAAKAGARTFAMTKGDGGRCRTLADVCLVVPGTSRFPGQTGSNDNNFHFEDAMLSVNHILVGLLKQRVGQEAADRVQVAG; from the coding sequence ATGAGCATCGACGACGACATCCGGCTGTACCTGGCGGAGAAGCGGGCCATCATCGACCAGTTCCCGGTCGACGCTGTGGCGGCGGCCGCGGAGATGCTGTTCCGCACGTACGACGAGGGCGGCACCGTCTACGCGATGGGCAACGGCGGCAACGCCGGCACCCTCGACCACGCCTACTGCGACTTCAAGCACCACCCGTTCGTCTCCGAGGACAAGAGCCGCCCGGTGTCGTCGGCGGTGCGGCGACTCACCTTCGTCAACCTGTGCGGTTCGTCAGCGGAGCTGAGCGGGCTTGTCAACGACCTCGGTCCGGACAACATGTTCGCCGCGTCGCTCGAACCGTTCGCCACCGAACGCGACCTGGTGATGGCGTACAGCGGAAGCGGTAACTCCCCAAATGTCGTACGCGCGCTGGAGGCCGCGGCGAAGGCCGGGGCGCGCACCTTCGCGATGACCAAGGGCGACGGCGGTCGCTGCCGGACGCTCGCCGACGTGTGCCTCGTCGTGCCGGGCACCTCCCGGTTTCCCGGGCAGACCGGCAGCAACGACAACAACTTCCACTTCGAGGACGCGATGCTCTCGGTCAACCACATCCTGGTCGGCCTCCTCAAGCAGCGTGTCGGTCAGGAAGCAGCCGACCGCGTCCAGGTGGCCGGATAA
- a CDS encoding MFS transporter, which yields MGVDVADGVRGRTSSDWLVPASAFAVNGALYGSLLTRYPEIADRVSASETQFGVVLFAAAIGGLLGSLVAPLLARAVGERSATLLAGAGYALLAVGVAWAPQLILLGGALLLLGVLDGAHDVVMNAFAVRVQQHRATTLMGRMHATWSLSLAGAGVLGTIAAGLRVPVALHVGIAAAIALVVQVAIAISRRGVVAGGPPAPASTGKPAQPRRSRGRLRYVLPVLGLAAVAASYVESPGQEWTGLLLSRGFDATPQVAAAAPVLFGAGLLASRLLLDAAVARIGQARVATVSGATMMAAVGAGLLSTLAGAPAWWALAAVAVAGFGAGPAFPLLFGAADHLSVRHGIAPARTASMVSALSRVGAISAPIVVGPLTDAFGMGMVFAIMAVGAALVLGALPRAVR from the coding sequence ATGGGCGTCGATGTGGCGGACGGTGTGCGCGGCCGCACGAGCAGCGACTGGCTCGTTCCCGCGTCCGCGTTCGCGGTCAACGGCGCACTCTACGGCAGCCTGCTCACCCGCTATCCCGAGATCGCCGACCGGGTGTCCGCCAGCGAGACCCAGTTCGGTGTGGTGCTCTTCGCGGCGGCGATCGGTGGGCTGCTCGGGTCGCTTGTCGCTCCCCTGCTCGCCCGCGCGGTCGGTGAACGATCGGCCACCCTGCTCGCCGGCGCGGGCTACGCGCTGCTGGCTGTGGGTGTGGCGTGGGCGCCCCAACTGATCCTGCTCGGCGGGGCCCTGCTCCTGCTGGGTGTTCTCGACGGCGCGCACGACGTGGTGATGAACGCTTTCGCGGTCCGGGTGCAGCAGCACCGCGCCACGACACTGATGGGCCGGATGCACGCCACCTGGTCACTGTCCCTGGCCGGAGCGGGTGTGCTGGGCACGATCGCCGCCGGGCTCCGGGTGCCGGTCGCCCTGCACGTCGGCATCGCCGCCGCGATCGCGCTTGTCGTCCAGGTGGCGATCGCCATCAGCCGCAGAGGCGTGGTGGCCGGCGGCCCACCCGCACCGGCATCGACCGGCAAACCGGCGCAGCCGCGACGGTCGAGAGGTCGCCTGCGGTACGTACTGCCGGTGTTGGGTCTGGCGGCGGTGGCCGCGAGTTACGTGGAGAGCCCTGGGCAGGAGTGGACCGGGCTCCTGCTCAGCCGCGGCTTCGACGCGACACCGCAGGTGGCGGCGGCGGCGCCGGTCCTCTTCGGCGCTGGCCTGCTCGCCTCCCGCCTGCTCCTGGACGCGGCGGTGGCCCGCATCGGTCAGGCGAGGGTCGCCACTGTCAGCGGCGCCACGATGATGGCGGCGGTCGGCGCCGGTCTGCTGTCGACGCTCGCGGGCGCGCCGGCGTGGTGGGCGCTGGCCGCGGTGGCGGTGGCCGGATTCGGAGCCGGGCCGGCCTTCCCCCTGCTGTTCGGCGCGGCGGACCACCTCAGCGTGCGGCACGGCATCGCTCCTGCCCGCACCGCGTCCATGGTGTCGGCGCTGTCCCGCGTCGGTGCGATCTCGGCGCCGATCGTGGTGGGGCCGCTGACCGACGCGTTCGGCATGGGGATGGTCTTCGCGATCATGGCGGTCGGTGCCGCACTGGTGCTGGGCGCGCTGCCCCGGGCGGTCCGGTGA